Genomic segment of Aquarana catesbeiana isolate 2022-GZ linkage group LG09, ASM4218655v1, whole genome shotgun sequence:
tccagcgcgatcctattgcgctggttctcggcgacagggtataatctcacgctcgctgcaataggaaaaacacattttcctattgcagcgagcacgagaaagaggcgacaatgtcgtctggtatggattttaaggggaacccccatgccgtttttaaacagcatgggggtcccccccagaatccataccagacccttatccgagcacacagcccggccgatcaggaaagggggtggggatgagtgagtgcccccccccgaaccgtaccaggctgcatgccctcaacatggggggggtgggtgctttggggaaggggggcgccctgcggccccccccaccccaaagcaccttgtccccatgttgatgaggacaggggcctcttcccgacaaccctggccattggttgtcggggtctgcgggcgggggggcttatcggaatccaggagccccctttaataagggggcccccagatcccggtccccctgccctatgtgaatgagtatggggtacatagtacccctacccattcacctggggaaaaaagtgtcaataaaaaacacactacacaggtttttaaagtatgtgtcaacatcggaagaagagaagagggaagaagactgcggagaagaccgggccaccgctagcaagagagcggcaaaagagcagaagatagcagaggagcccggcagaagaaccagagaacgggagaagaactggagagtggagaagaggccggagagcgggagaagaaccggacactggaagaagaagccggagagagcagagaagtcagaagagaccccccgaagacggaagaagacccctggagctgtctaataaactactttaaaaacctgtgtagtgtgttttttattgacacttttttccccaggtgaatgggtaggggtacgatgtaccccgtactcattcacatagggcgttggggccaggatctgggggtccccttattaaagggggctccaggattctgataagccccccgcccgcagaccccaacaaccaacggccagggttgtcgggaagaggcccttgtcctcattaacatggggacaaggtgctttggggtgggggggccgcagggtgccccccttccccaaagcacccacccccccatgttgagggcatgcagcctggtacggttcaggagggggggggcgctcgctcgtccccaccccctttcctgactggccgggctgcgtgctcggataagggtctggtatggattttggggggacccccacactgttttttttggcgtagggggttccccttaaaatccataccagacctgagggcctggtatgcaccgcgACGGGGATCACAAGGTATTAATCTCGCCGAttaaagcggcgagattgacttccttttctagtcctgtcatacctCTACACATTCAAAATGACTTTAGTCCATGTGTGGGcgagtccgttcattcggaagtccgccgtaactccgtcaaaagtcagtcgggaAGACCggggacctagtctgccagaaagtccgatcctgtgtaggcaagtccgttcattcggaaagtccgtcgtaagtccGCCGGAAGTCAGTTGGGAAGAccgtctgccagaaagtccggtcatgtgtacgcggcattagctgtcTCTCTTTTAGAAGCATACTTGCTCAATTACAGCCAAACCCCTCAGTCCCCCTTTCTTCTGCTTTTGCTATTGATGTTATTATGTATGAACTTATGTAAGTAAATGTACCTTTTTAACTATTATGAGATAAATTGTATCTAAGTCCATGTATAAATCCCACACGCGAACAACGTCCTCAGTAAGTATCGAAAAGGATCCTCTCCACCCGCATGCATGCACACATTGGACTCACCAGACTCAAATTAggcatatgggaaaatccaagatgtcatacatgaggtcacaggaatgaatccaaacCACAGCTGTCATCCATTTAATATTTATATAGATAGCATATTCAAAGCTCCAGTTTTGtcatatagagagggagaggaaggaacactctcatggtgcagtaattcaaatcatttatttaaccaattcagccccagaaggatttacccccttcctgaccagagcactttttgcgatacaaaactgcgttgctttaactgacaattgcgtggtcatgcgatgttgcacccaaacatttttttcccacaaatagagctttcttttggtggtatttgatcacctctgcggtttttattttttgcgctataaacaaaaaaagagcgacaattttgaaaaagcaatattttttactttttactataataaatatcctcaaaaaatatataaaaaaggccaatatgtattcttctacatatttttggtaaaaaaaatcgcaataagcatttattgattggtttgcgcaagttatagagtctacaaaataggggatagatttatggcatttttatttatttattttttttattagtaatggcagcgatctgcgatttttatcatgactgcaaaattatggtggacacatcagacacttttgatactattttgggaccattgtcatttatacagcgatcagtgccataaaaatgcactgattactgtgtaaatgacactggctgggaaggggttaaacactagggggcgatcaagggcttaaatgtgtcctagggagtgattttaactgtaggggggattatctcactagaacatgacagagatcactgctcctgatgacagggagcagtagctctctgtcatgtcactaggcagaacagggaaatgccttgtttacatcttctgcggctccgtgacacgatcgcgggcccctggCAAACATTGAGTCCACGGGTCCCACGGGCACACTGACGGAGTAcatggcgggcgcgcgcgcgcccacaatgccgagatttaaaggggacatacctgtacgcccatttgcccagttgTGCCAATGTATATTTTTGTGCGCTGGTCAGCAAAGGGTTAAAAAtaaggttgtattgcacttacagCAAAGAAGACAAGGATCAGCACGTATTGTATAGGAATCTCCAGTTAgagctccacctgcgttccagctgaccGGAAATAACGCCATTTCGTCAGCCTTCATCTGATGTCTTCAGGTGTTATGACATAAGACATTTCCTTCACTTTGCAGAAATCTCCTTATATTTTCTGTTTTGTTAGCAGGGTAGGAAAATCTCAGTaggacaaaaatgtaaaaaaaaaaagaaagggttttTAACCATTCCCTATTATTTCCAGTCTTGGCTTAAGACTTTAATTGCATGTTTTGTATTATGTTCATCATGGAAATCATTGCATTGTTTTCAAACACTAATATAACCATACAGTAGTGATGTCTCCATGGCACATGCTCAGATATTTGTTTTTAATGTTGCAACTTTAAAACAGTCATGGGATTTTGTTCTTTGAGCATTACAGCTGTTTCTAAATAAACTCTCAACTCTTAAACATTTATGTTTTGTAGTTTTCCCTTTGTGCACCTGAAGAGCATGCATAGAATTACATCCTCTGCCAATCTGTATTTACATATAGGATTATTGAATGTATAAAGCTGTATCTTTTGCCCTGTAATTTTGATACCTGAAGTTTCTCTCTTGGGCTCCCCAGACTGTTGATAGCTGTGGTTCTGTATTTGTAGCGGTCTTTTTTAATGGAGAACTTTCTTGCAGAACGGACCTCTGTGTTGCATTCTGTATTataaacactagatggcagcagtgTGTTATAGTACAAAATGCACAAGTACCTAACTTAATATTTACACAACTTCTAAatccactatatactgtatatatagtggaTCTACGAAAATCTCTAAATACGGGGGAATATAATTTTCTCACTTCCTTCTAAGGGAAGAGCCGTTAATGTAGTATGAATTGTATTACATTTTATGTCATACATGTAACAAGCCACAAATAGAATATCCGAAAGTTAAAAAAATTGGTATTGCTTGAAAAGGTTTATCTGCTTGTTGGATTTCCTTACAGAGGGTCATAAACTGTGTATCACAGCCAGTTATCTGGTGTAGAGAATCTTTTCTTGTCTCTGACCTTGCAAACATTTAGAAAATCTTAAAAAACAAAAGTTTAAGGCAAGGCCCAGAGAGCTGCTGGCTTCCCTTCGGACAGATGACTAGTGCAGCATGTTGTACCGTGCTCTAGTTTCAGCTGAGTGCCTGCTCCCAGCTCGCCCACACTCATAGCGGAAGAGGGTAGCTGGCAGTCCCAAATCTTCCtgttgttctgccgagaaagttccgctcggcggctaagttcccccctctactgcgcaggcgctgcgcctgcgcagtaggatccggcggaaatagccgaagcggaatagctgaaaatcagctgtacacggcgcctgctcgCTTTGCCCGCCACCCTtagggcacggcctcgcttcgctcggctcttttagattccccctctaggtctacttggatgttggggaaggaacctggacctagggcgcaggcgccatgtacagctgattgaagcgcttgagcttcggctatctccggcggctgacagtagtccgtactTCGCAGGCGCTGCGccagcgcagtacaggggggagaacttatccgccgagggaactttctcggcaagacaccatcCCCCCTGTGCCTCTACGTACAGTTTTTTCTCCTGGAACTAATTCTATAATGCAGGAAGGCTGACCACAGGAGGTTGGTACACAACCAATGGCAGAATCTGGTGCATCAGAGGATGGACTGGCTGATTCTTCTGAATCCCCACACATCTCGGATGCTGATGCTTTTAGGATTCTGTGGGAGATGAAAATGAAGAAAAGACAGAAATGTCCATCACTTCCAGAAACTGTGACAGAACTTGGCACAGAGGATGGAAGTAAAGTGTACATTGTAGGCACTGCTCACTTTAGTGACAGCAGCAAGCAAGATGTGGTAAAGACCATTCAGGAATTACAGCCTGATGTGGTTGTGGTTGAGCTGTGCCAATATAGAGTATCTATGCTGAAGATGGATGAAGAGACATGATTGAAAGAAGCCAAAGAAATTAATTTTGAGAAGCTTCACCAAGCTATTAAACAGAATGGAGTTATGTCCGGTCTCATGCAAATTCTCTTATTAAAAGTGTCTGCACACATCACAGAACAACTGGGAATGGCCCCAGGTGGTGAGTTCAGAGAGGCCTTCAAAGAGGCCAGCAAAGTGCCTTTTTGCAAATTTCACCTTGGAGATAGACCTATTCCTGTAACATTCAAGAGAGCGATTGCTGCACTTTCATTCTGGCAAAAGGTGAAGCTTGCCTGGGGCCTGTGCTCCTTGTCTGACCCAATAAGTGAAGATGATGTGAAGAAATGTAAGCAGAAGGATTTATTAGAACAGATGATGGCAGAAATGATTGGTGAATTTCCTGACCTCCATCGCACCATAGTCTCGGAGAGAGATATTTATCTAACCTACATGCTGAAGCAAGCAGCTAAAAAAACAGAACTACCTCGTGCCTCTGAGAATGAGCCTCAAAAAAGCATACCAACTATTGTTGTTGAAGTGGTTGGGATGGGTCATGTACCTGGTATAGAGAAGAACTGGAGTACTGATGTAAATATTCAAGAAATCATGAGTGTGCCTCCTCCTTCAAAACTGAGTAGAATTATTACTTTAGCTGCAAAAGTAACATTTTTTGGACTAGTAAGTTATGGTGGTTTTTGTGTAAGTAGAAGAACTATCCGATTTATCCTTTCAGTGCCAGCCACAGAGTATTGCCTTCAAAGACTGAACCAAATGAGAATGTGGGATTTGTAAATTGAACCATCTTATTTATATACTACAGAGCTATTTGTTAACTATAACTTTATTCATTACTGGTCACATGTGGCTGTCTAGAACCTGTCTGTGAAATACCTGTTTGAAGTGGCTCTTGTAAACTGCTGACTTTTCTAAATCTCATTTATCCAAGTGTCTGAAGAAGTGTGTCCCTAATAGAATTTTCTAAGCTGAACTGGAGTAATCAGATTGGTCGGTGTAGGCAACAGACATTTCTCTTAGACACTTTGATAAATGTTCATTCTTAAACCTGGATACAGGCAACACAAGGTGTACAGACTGAATAAACAGCCAGCAGTCAAATCATGCATCCAGGTATTTCTCATACATATAGTCCATTTCAAGTACTGTGGCTTTTGTTAAATGGTAACGCCAGGCATTCTTAAGTTTtagataaagtagggaagggttagatgcGGTCATTATTTATCACAcgtccttcacttcctgccctactGATGTTGGCCATCAAGATAGAAAGGTGAGGTGAAATCTCTCCAACAGGcacacacaatttaaaaaaaaaaaaaaaggggcaggagAGAGGTCCAAACCCTTTCCAACCCTATTAAAAACTTAGGTTTTGTCACgagttacacattttgtcatgggTTACCTTTAGTGAATGATTTACATTGAGGCATCTCCTTCCCCACAATATTTTACAATGGCTTCTATAGTTACATTATCCACTCTACTGGAATAGCCTGTGTTCATTGGAAACCCCTATTGTCACAGGCAGAGTATGGTTTCTTCAGAACCTGCAGTAGCTGCCATCTGATGTACACAAACTAAAAAGAAGACGTATAATAAATAAACAGTAGTTCTCACTGTTATAGAATCCTGGCATTTCAATGTGCATTATGTTTTTGGTTTGTATATGAAATCACAGCTTATCACTTTGTCACATTCACCTTCCTAACCCATTTGCTGTAACACCcttgtttttagattatttttttttccatgtattttCTTTTGCCTTCTGTACTTTACCCAGCACACACAACTTTGTATGATGAATATTTTGCACCACCTTATTGGTTTAGAGGAAATAAGGCTCTTCTGTCCTGCTATTAATACTTTATTTGAACACAAGTATGTCTCTATTAGTGGACACATACAGCTTAAACTAAATTATTTTTGAGTAGTTGATAGTTTAACATGAAGGCACACTTACTCTTGTAGAGGAGCACCGGTTTGGATAAAAACAGGTCTGATGTACATTTGATTGCTCTTTTTGCTTTAATATAGATGTCCTTTAAAACTTACACTTTAGCTAAATCAGTAGGACACATGCACtaccaaatcactttttttttttaatagacagtCTATGGTAGAATTGAAGTTAGGCAAAATCTATCTACAACGCACAAACACAGAGCAGCACTACTATAGCACATTAATACGTTTTAtttacttttagttttttcaaCTGCATATCTTATCTTTTTTTAAGTCTATGATTACCTCTTTTAAATAGAGGTACATGCATGATAGCAGTGGGTTATTGTATTCTTTTTGGTGGCTGCTTGAGTAAGCCCATTTGCTGAATGATATAGGTACTTTggtgtgttcattttttttttttttttttttattttacaatctaATTTTTTATTCTTGATTTGGGTTCTTCAAACTTTTGCACAAGGTTCCTAACCTAACTTTGTAAATGAAGCCAACCTGTAGTTCATAGAAATTGTAAATGCTCTGAATGTCAATAGCATAGCAGAGTTACCCTCTATACTTGCTTGGATCCCTTCCCAAGAGTAACAGTAGAATTTAACATATGTGGACTTTGCTGAAAGTGTGTGCAAGAATAAATCCCATTAAAATGCCATTATCCTggaaagggaaaggaagaaaaggaaaaaaaaaaaaaaaaaaaaagtttaaggcaAGCCATACACATACCGGTTCGCATCTTgggtggttcctgctgaaccggccaagattcgaaccatgtatgtgtAGGCTGATCactcgatcaacttgtgtacaaccagcatgctgggttttacctgcaattattgctagtggctgctaaagccgctagcaataatcactgccttCTCCTGGCGAGGACGGCttgccctgtgatgctttgatatccattttttaataaaggtgaacttttttggagtgcggctatccagtaTTCTATTTCTtcaaaaagttgggtggtatgTTTACATGGAATGTCAGTGTTCTTTTCCCCTATCAGAGATTAGAGGAAGAGGTAGGGTTCTCAACTGGAATGTCTTGAATGCAGCTCAGCCGGAAGACCCCAAGCTATTACTTCCCACTGTATTGGAAGTTCAGAGTCAGGAAGGGGACTGGGCACTCTAcagagaagatatatatatatgaaacagcAGCCTTTACAATGTGGGGAATACTTCATTACAGGTCAATTAAGTTGGCTATagcgaaaaaaaatttttttgactaaactttagctttaaaataATCCCTGATTGACCTTTGTATCTGCAAACTCTGTGGAGCAGTTCATTCTCAAAAGTCATAACAGAGGTGCTGTGGTCAGGATCTGGTCCTTTTATCAGCAGGTAGAAGTGAGTTGGCAGTCTCCCAGCTTTCTaaagtgttaaagtggaacttcagaatTGTTATAAATCCCTCAGTCCCCTCCTCCAATTTTCTAAAAAATATTGCATACCTTTTTCGCTACAGTCCTCAAACCTGTCTGATGATGTCACAAGAGTCTCCTCTTCTCCTTCCAGCAGCCACGGGGGCACCCTTCAGCGCTCACGTACTGACATGTGAGTGCCTCTCAGACCTTTAGTACTGTGTATCTAGCATGTAATGGCATGCCCCCTCGGAGACGTCCAAACAACAAGTTGGGCTCACAGTAAACATATACATAATAAAATTTAATTTTGCCCTGAAGAGGACATCCGACGCTGGACTGAGGAAGAAATCGCGGACAGTGCTAGACAGTGGAGAAGGTAGGGAagtaattgggattttttttttctacaggagggttccgaacagaaaaaaaaaaaaaacttttttttcggagttccactttaacacaggtgctagaaggggggagcaggtgctctgtgtttacattataAGGCTGGAAGACTGACAGGTCTCTGCTGGAAGAGAGCACagtataatgctggccatacacggttagaaAGTCAAACGTGCCTGTGATAGCACTGTCATTGTATCCATATATGTTGCCTAATTATTGACATATCATGGATCGATAACAACATAAACGGTACATTTTTCTTCGATCGATTACACAATTTGGGGTTACATTTTAATGCGTGTATGCTCTGtcgatttttttaaacttttaatcgCTTCCACTACTAATGTTTAGAAAATCAATCGTTTAGGCTCGAAGAATCCAACATGATGTTTTTTTTGCCATAAAACGTTGCATTTCAATATTCAAAATTAGCCCACTTATATTCCAAAAGTCAAACGATCGTGCGTATCAAACACTTTTTCCAAGCAATTTtttaaccatgtatggccagcattagttgaATCTGCTGAAAATCCAACTACAGCTGATTAGAGTGCCTCTGTTATGAACTTTAAAAGCCAGTTCACAACAGAACCC
This window contains:
- the LOC141107286 gene encoding LOW QUALITY PROTEIN: traB domain-containing protein-like (The sequence of the model RefSeq protein was modified relative to this genomic sequence to represent the inferred CDS: substituted 1 base at 1 genomic stop codon): MAESGASEDGLADSSESPHISDADAFRILWEMKMKKRQKCPSLPETVTELGTEDGSKVYIVGTAHFSDSSKQDVVKTIQELQPDVVVVELCQYRVSMLKMDEETXLKEAKEINFEKLHQAIKQNGVMSGLMQILLLKVSAHITEQLGMAPGGEFREAFKEASKVPFCKFHLGDRPIPVTFKRAIAALSFWQKVKLAWGLCSLSDPISEDDVKKCKQKDLLEQMMAEMIGEFPDLHRTIVSERDIYLTYMLKQAAKKTELPRASENEPQKSIPTIVVEVVGMGHVPGIEKNWSTDVNIQEIMSVPPPSKLSRIITLAAKVTFFGLVSYGGFCVSRRTIRFILSVPATEYCLQRLNQMRMWDL